From a region of the Rhodococcus sp. 4CII genome:
- a CDS encoding MlaD family protein, with the protein MRSPLVRWQLIGFVLVALAGLVYVGANYVRLDNLLGFGEYTVNLELETSGGIFTNAEVTYRGVPVGRVGEMSLTADGVVVELKIDKSAPDIPASAKAVVANRSAIGEQYVDLQPDTDRGPFLANGSRIAAVDTSTPVPVEELLAGTQGLTESVPIDALHTVVTELGAAFGGRGDDLRSLADSLSGMSESGIESLDRTVALVRDSRTVLETQSEQSSAIEDFSADLDSLADRLRISDPDVRRLIDNANPASEQLGQLVSDVGPGLTTYRANLSVTAKTISAQATALQTLFVYLPGVAAASSTIAPDDGTVHLGLVAETGNPPSCTVGYEGTRAILADMKRQDPNFDDTEQDFPQNTAASCAAPQGSLTGVRSANRIVFGDPATVQPWDSKPKKDPNRLDLNPIANQLAPLLGVTPR; encoded by the coding sequence GTGAGGTCGCCGCTCGTCCGGTGGCAGCTGATCGGGTTCGTTCTCGTGGCCCTCGCGGGCCTCGTCTACGTCGGTGCCAACTACGTGCGCCTCGACAATCTCCTCGGCTTCGGTGAATACACCGTGAACCTGGAGTTGGAAACGTCGGGCGGAATCTTCACCAATGCCGAAGTCACCTACCGCGGCGTGCCGGTGGGGCGCGTCGGGGAGATGTCCCTGACCGCGGACGGCGTCGTCGTCGAACTGAAGATCGACAAGAGCGCCCCCGACATCCCCGCGTCAGCGAAAGCCGTTGTGGCGAACAGATCCGCGATCGGCGAGCAGTACGTCGACCTCCAGCCGGACACGGACCGCGGGCCGTTCCTGGCGAACGGATCCCGCATCGCCGCGGTCGATACCTCGACACCCGTGCCCGTCGAAGAATTGCTGGCGGGCACACAGGGATTGACCGAGTCCGTGCCGATCGACGCGCTCCATACCGTCGTGACGGAACTCGGCGCGGCATTCGGCGGCAGAGGGGACGACCTTCGGTCGCTCGCGGACTCGCTGTCCGGGATGTCGGAATCCGGCATCGAATCACTCGACCGGACAGTTGCTTTGGTGCGCGACAGCCGGACTGTTCTGGAGACGCAGTCCGAACAGTCCTCGGCGATCGAGGATTTCAGTGCAGATCTGGACTCGCTTGCGGATCGCTTGCGGATCAGCGACCCCGACGTCCGGCGGCTGATCGACAACGCAAACCCAGCGAGCGAGCAACTGGGGCAACTGGTCTCGGACGTCGGCCCCGGCCTCACGACGTACCGTGCCAACCTCTCGGTGACGGCGAAGACGATCTCGGCGCAGGCCACGGCCCTGCAGACGCTGTTCGTCTATCTGCCGGGGGTGGCGGCGGCGTCGTCGACCATCGCGCCCGACGACGGGACCGTCCACCTCGGTCTGGTGGCCGAGACCGGCAACCCCCCGTCGTGCACCGTCGGCTACGAGGGCACTCGGGCGATCCTCGCCGACATGAAGCGGCAGGACCCGAACTTCGACGACACGGAGCAGGACTTCCCGCAGAACACCGCCGCGTCCTGTGCGGCCCCGCAGGGCAGCCTCACCGGCGTCCGCAGCGCGAACCGGATCGTGTTCGGCGACCCTGCCACCGTTCAGCCGTGGGACTCGAAACCGAAGAAGGACCCGAACAGGCTGGACCTCAACCCGATTGCGAATCAGCTGGCGCCGCTCCTCGGGGTGACGCCTCGCTGA